Proteins encoded together in one Cicer arietinum cultivar CDC Frontier isolate Library 1 chromosome 4, Cicar.CDCFrontier_v2.0, whole genome shotgun sequence window:
- the LOC101503498 gene encoding alkaline/neutral invertase A, mitochondrial-like, whose protein sequence is MNTITLIRNRAIKSARRTLIGLNNSSLFGSPPLRHHALILANDLSQPRFNHYPFRIFRFQRELNGSHKLFNSPSSNSITSRSFRLSSENRVVSTIARVGFKLQSFSTSIETRVNDNNFERIIIQGGMNVKPLVVESVHENVVREEESQSNVEKQAWKLLKDAVVTYCGNPVGTVAANDPGDKLPLNYDQVFIRDFIPSALAFLLKGDNEIVKNFLLHTLQLQSWEKTVDCYSPGQGLMPASFKVRTVALDGDTREEVLDPDFGESAIGRVAPVDSGLWWIILLRAYGKLTGDYSLQERVDVQTGLKMILKLCLTDGFDMFPSLLVTDGSCMIDRRMGIHGHPLEIQALFYSALRCSREVLAVTDGTNDLVRAINNRLSALSFHIRQYYWVDMKKINEIYRYKTEEYSMDAINKFNIYPEQIPFWVMDWIPEKGGYLIGNLQPAHMDFRFFTLGNLWSIVSSLSTPRQNEAILNLIEAKWDDLVGHMPLKICYPALDNEEWRIITGSDPKNTPWSYHNGGSWPTLLWQFTLACIKMGRIELAQKAVDLAEKRLPVDSWPEYYDTRSGKFIGKQARLYQTWTIAGFLTSKMLLKNPKMASMLFCEEDYELLDICVCGLSKSGRKKCSRVAAKSQILV, encoded by the exons ATGAACACAATTACTCTCATTCGCAACCGCGCTATCAAATCCGCGCGTAGAACTCTCATTGGTTTAAACAATTCGTCGTTGTTTGGGTCCCCACCACTTCGTCACCATGCTCTTATCTTGGCTAACGATTTGTCACAACCACGTTTCAATCACTACCCTTTTCGAATATTTAGGTTTCAGCGCGAATTGAATGGTTCCCACAAACTTTTTAACTCACCCTCTTCGAATTCTATCACTTCAAGGTCTTTTCGTTTAAGCTCAGAAAATAGGGTTGTTTCAACCATTGCAAGAGTTGGATTCAAGCTTCAAAGTTTCTCAACTTCAATCGAGACACGTGTCAATGACAATAATTTCGAGAGGATTATCATTCAAGGTGGCATGAATGTGAAGCCATTAGTGGTGGAAAGTGTTCATGAGAATGTTGTAAGAGAAGAAGAGTCTCAATCGAATGTTGAAAAACAAGCTTGGAAGTTATTGAAGGATGCTGTTGTGACTTATTGTGGTAACCCTGTGGGGACAGTGGCTGCAAATGATCCTGGTGATAAGCTACCATTGAATTATGATCAGGTGTTTATTAGGGATTTTATTCCTTCAGCTCTTGCTTTCTTGCTTAAAGGAGATAATGAGATTGTCAAGAATTTTCTTCTTCACACTTTGCAGTTGCag AGTTGGGAGAAAACTGTGGACTGCTACAGTCCAGGACAGGGCTTGATGCCTGCTAGTTTCAAAGTTAGAACCGTAGCTCTTGACGGAGATACCCGTGAAGAAGTTTTAGATCCTGATTTTGGGGAATCAGCTATTGGTCGAGTTGCACCTGTAGATTCAG GATTGTGGTGGATCATCCTGTTACGGGCTTATGGGAAGCTTACCGGTGACTACAGCTTGCAAGAAAGGGTTGATGTTCAAACAGGCTTGAAAATGATACTTAAATTGTGTCTAACAGATGGTTTTGATATGTTTCCGTCTCTGCTAGTCACCGATGGGTCTTGCATGATAGACAGGCGTATGGGCATTCATGGTCACCCTCTTGAAATCCAA GCATTATTTTACTCAGCTCTTCGCTGCTCACGGGAAGTGCTTGCTGTAACTGATGGAACTAATGATCTCGTTCGAGCCATTAACAATCGACTGAGTGCACTATCATTCCACATTAGACAATATTATTGGGTGGATATGAAAAAGATTAATGAAATATACAGGTACAAAACAGAAGAGTACTCCATGGATGCCATCAACAAATTCAACATCTATCCAGAACAAATTCCTTTCTGGGTAATGGATTGGATTCCTGAAAAAGGTGGGTATCTAATTGGGAATCTGCAACCAGCTCACATGGATTTCCGGTTTTTCACACTGGGAAATCTTTGGTCTATTGTTTCGTCTCTGAGCACCCCAAGACAAAACGAGGCTATTTTGAATCTGATAGAAGCAAAATGGGATGATCTTGTAGGGCATATGCCTCTTAAGATATGTTATCCTGCCTTGGATAATGAAGAGTGGCGGATTATTACTGGTAGTGACCCAAAGAATAC CCCTTGGTCATATCACAATGGTGGATCCTGGCCAACCCTTTTGTGGCAG TTCACACTGGCATGCATCAAAATGGGGAGAATTGAACTAGCCCAGAAAGCAGTTGATTTGGCTGAGAAAAGACTACCAGTTGATTCTTGGCCCGAATATTACGATACTCGATCTGGAAAATTTATCGGAAAACAAGCCCGGCTGTATCAAACGTGGACCATAGCCGGGTTCCTTACATCTAAGATGCTTTTGAAGAATCCAAAAATGGCATCCATGTTATTCTGTGAGGAAGATTATGAGCTTCTTGACATATGTGTATGTGGACTTAGCAAGAGTGGAAGGAAAAAATGCTCACGCGTTGCTGCCAAGTCTCAAATTCTTGTATGA
- the LOC101504472 gene encoding uncharacterized protein, protein MSLITEEIKAKSEVYHGDEICQVKSKELLKEISLPNGLLPLKEIEECGYHRESGFVWLKQKKSRTHKFEKIGKLVSYGTEVTATVEVGKIKKLTGVKVKELLVWLSLSDIYADNPPTDKITFKTPAGLFRTFPVSAFEIEEVKDVKEENKDQVKEAAPAATATVEVKEV, encoded by the coding sequence ATGTCTCTGATAACCGAGGAGATCAAAGCCAAATCAGAGGTATACCATGGAGATGAAATATGCCAAGTGAAGTCCAAGGAACTTCTTAAGGAAATAAGCCTACCCAATGGCCTTTTGCCTTTGAAAGAGATTGAAGAATGTGGTTATCATAGGGAGAGTGGGTTTGTGTGGCTTAAACAGAAGAAAAGCCGTACACACAAGTTTGAGAAAATTGGGAAGCTTGTGAGTTATGGTACTGAAGTCACTGCCACTGTTGAGGTTGGTAAGATCAAGAAGCTAACTGGTGTGAAGGTGAAGGAGCTGTTGGTTTGGCTTTCATTGAGCGATATCTATGCAGATAATCCACCCACTGACAAAATCACGTTCAAGACCCCTGCTGGGCTTTTCAGGACATTCCCTGTCTCAGCTTTTGAAATAGAAGAAGTTAAGGATGTGAAGGAAGAAAACAAAGATCAAGTCAAAGAAGCAGCACCTGCTGCTACTGCTACTGTTGAAGTCAAAGAGGTGTGA
- the LOC101504150 gene encoding protein AGENET DOMAIN (AGD)-CONTAINING P1, with translation MAPKSKSKSKSAASSASSSIFKAGTLVEISSDDDGFRGSWFTGKIIRRVSSDKFMVEYDTLMEDEEGTKRLREPLKVHQLRPIPPTETNREFKFGEEVDAFHNDGWWEGHIAEIVSDGRFGVYFRVSREQIVFSKEELRLHREWVNDNWVPPYQQQGDSEIKKNVLVKAIETVTEEKEEFELKPGTPVEVCSDEDGFRGAWFRATLVDKKGADKFEVEYESLLDDELNLLKEEIDTLHIRPCPPKTADVAQFKLLDEVDAFYNDGWWVGVVSKVLGDSKYIVYFRNSNEELEFQHSQLRLHQDWMDGKWVMVSKALKI, from the exons ATGGCACCCAAATCCAAATCCAAATCCAAATCCGCCGCTTCCTCTGCCTCCTCATCCATCTTCAAAGCAGGCACCTTAGTTGAAATCAGCTCTGACGACGACGGATTCCGCGGTTCTTGGTTCACCGGCAAGATCATCCGTCGCGTCTCTTCCGACAAGTTCATGGTGGAGTACGATACTTTGATGGAGGATGAGGAAGGCACTAAGCGTCTGAGAGAACCCCTCAAGGTTCACCAGCTCCGGCCGATTCCACCGACGGAGACCAACCGGGAATTCAAATTCGGTGAAGAAGTTGATGCGTTTCACAACGACGGATGGTGGGAAGGTCATATCGCTGAAATAGTGTCGGATGGAAGGTTCGGTGTGTATTTTAGAGTCTCCAGGGAGCAGATCGTGTTCTCTAAGGAGGAACTCAGGCTTCACCGTGAATGGGTCAATGATAATTGGGTTCCACCCTACCAACAACAG gGTGATAGTGAAATCAAGAAAAATGTGCTGGTGAAGGCTATTGAAACTGTGACTGAAGAGAAGGAGGAATTTGAGTTGAAGCCAGGGACCCCGGTTGAGGTGTGTAGTGATGAAGATGGTTTTCGGGGAGCTTGGTTTCGTGCCACCCTTGTTGACAAAAAGGGAGCAGACAAGTTTGAGGTGGAATATGAGAGCCTGCTGGATGATGAATTGAATCTATTAAAAGAAGAGATAGATACACTGCACATCAGGCCATGTCCACCGAAAACCGCTGATGTTGCTCAGTTCAAACTTCTCGACGAAGTTGATGCTTTTTACAATGACGGTTGGTGGGTTGGTGTTGTTTCTAAAGTTCTTGGGGACTCCAAGTATATTGTTTATTTCAGGAACTCCAATGAAGAACTGGAGTTTCAGCATTCCCAGTTGAGGCTACATCAGGACTGGATGGATGGCAAATGGGTCATGGTTTCTAAG GCGTTGAAGATTTGA
- the LOC101503834 gene encoding putative pentatricopeptide repeat-containing protein At1g56570, which yields MMAFCRKLLSPTDFLPLPLSVQNSLRCIELNSPFSPKGITGITTDLIKSYFDEGSIEEAHSLFDEMPHRDVIAWTAMITGYTSCDHHNRAWNMFSYMLRDGVKPNAFTVSSVLKGCKELKALSRGKLVHGLAIKIGTQGSSIYVDNALVNMYATCCDSMDNARLVFEDIVTKNAVSWTTLITGYTHRRDAYGGLQVFRQMFMEEGELSPFSFSIAISACASIGSSNLGKQVHAAVINHGFESNLPVMNSILDMYCRCRCASEAKQLFGEMTQKDTITWNTLIAGFETLDSKESLCIFLQMVAEGFSPNGFTFTSVIAACANLAVLYCGQQLHGEIIRRGFDNSLELSNALIDMYAKCGNVADSHKIFSQMSLTNLVSWTSMMIGYGAHGHGKEAVELFNEMVRSGIKPDKIVFMAVLSACSHAGLVDEGLRYFRLMTSYYNVAPDREIYGCVVDLLGRAGRVNEAYELIENMPFKPDESIWVALLGACRKHKQPTMGKLAALKVLDMKSNKAGTYVLLSNIYAAEGNWADFASLRKLMKSSKNKKEVGRSWIELKNQVYSFVVGDRYVSSNEEIYEVLKLLIRHMKDVGYVLDLDLDCFVHDLEDET from the exons ATGATGGCATTTTGTAGGAAGTTACTATCCCCAACTGATTTCCTACCCCTTCCATTATCTGTCCAAAACTCTCTTCGCTGCATCGAATTGAACTCACCCTTTAGTCCCAAAGGCATAACCGGTATAACCACCGATCTCATCAAGTCCTACTTTGATGAAGGCTCCATCGAAGAAGCACACTCACTGTTCGACGAAATGCCTCACAGAGACGTTATCGCCTGGACGGCCATGATCACTGGCTACACCTCATGTGATCATCACAACCGTGCTTGGAACATGTTTTCTTATATGCTCAGAGACGGAGTCAAGCCCAATGCTTTCACTGTTTCTTCTGTTTTGAAGGGTTGTAAAGAATTGAAAGCTCTTTCACGTGGTAAATTGGTTCACGGGTTGGCTATTAAGATCGGTACTCAAGGCTCATCCATATATGTTGATAATGCACTCGTGAATATGTATGCTACTTGCTGTGATAGCATGGACAACGCAAGATTAGTTTTTGAGGATATCGTAACCAAAAATGCTGTTTCTTGGACTACTTTGATCACTGGGTATACTCATCGACGTGATGCCTATGGTGGTCTTCAAGTTTTTCGCCAAATGTTTATG GAGGAAGGAGAGCTGAGTCCCTTCAGCTTCTCAATTGCAATTAGTGCTTGCGCTTCAATTGGCTCAAGTAATTTGGGTAAACAGGTACATGCTGCAGTGATTAATCATGGGTTTGAGTCCAATCTTCCTGTCATGAATTCCATATTGGACATGTATTGCAGGTGTCGTTGTGCATCTGAGGCTAAACAATTATTCGGTGAAATGACTCAGAAAGATACAATCACGTGGAACACTTTGATAGCTGGATTTGAAACACTGGATTCTAAAGAGTCTCTCTGCATATTTTTGCAAATGGTGGCGGAAGGTTTTAGTCCAAATGGCTTCACATTTACCAGTGTCATAGCTGCATGTGCAAACTTAGCAGTTCTTTATTGTGGGCAACAGCTTCATGGTGAGATCATTCGTAGAGGCTTTGATAACAGCTTGGAATTATCCAATGCCCTTATAGATATGTATGCAAAGTGTGGAAATGTAGCTGATTCGCATAAAATATTTAGTCAAATGTCGCTCACAAATTTAGTCTCATGGACTTCCATGATGATTGGATATGGTGCTCATGGTCATGGCAAAGAGGCTGTTGAGTTATTCAATGAGATGGTTAGATCAGGTATTAAACCTGATAAGATAGTGTTTATGGCAGTTCTCAGTGCTTGTAGCCACGCCGGACTAGTAGATGAAGGCCTGAGATATTTTAGATTAATGACCAGCTATTATAATGTTGCGCCAGATCGAGAAATATATGGATGTGTGGTAGATTTGCTTGGTCGTGCGGGAAGGGTAAATGAAGCTTATGAACTAATAGAGAATATGCCATTTAAACCAGATGAGTCTATATGGGTAGCCCTTCTTGGAGCTTGTAGAAAACATAAACAACCAACTATGGGAAAATTAGCAGCTTTGAAGGTTTTGGATATGAAGTCTAATAAAGCGGGAACTTATGTGCTGTTATCAAATATATATGCTGCTGAAGGTAATTGGGCTGATTTTGCAAGCTTGAGAAAGCTTATGAAAAGTTCTAAGAATAAGAAAGAGGTGGGGAGGAGTTGGATTGAATTGAAAAACCAGGTTTACAGTTTTGTTGTTGGAGATAGATATGTTTCTTCGAATGAGGAGATTTATGAAGTTCTGAAATTGTTGATTAGACATATGAAAGATGTAGGATATgtacttgatttagatttagattGCTTTGTACATGACTTGGAAGATGAGACTTGa